In Procambarus clarkii isolate CNS0578487 chromosome 50, FALCON_Pclarkii_2.0, whole genome shotgun sequence, one genomic interval encodes:
- the LOC138351678 gene encoding uncharacterized protein, with protein sequence MTSEKRYAVVGFNDRSVGIISTTWIEKSDDEKILCWWPQSRHTVSAQKHEKPDTTNWRVHVVSTILSTTDDFDVAKRRCLAAEDTSNVETEDDMGYPRQRKRKPCFKYEEENSENNKRNHHSSQSKKKCSPSSYENTPSKEISPPQIPYYSGILSECKD encoded by the exons ATGACATCTGAAAAGCGGTATGCAGTGGTAGGCTTCAATGATCGTAGTGTGGGTATCATCTCCACAACCTGGATTGAAAAATCTGATGAT GAAAAAATATTGTgctggtggccacagagcaggcatacagttagtgcccaaaagcACGAAAAGCCAGACACGACAAATTGGCGAGTGCATGTCGTATCAACAATCCTATCAACAACTG atgattTTGACGTTGCAAAACGAAGATGCTTAGCTGCGGAAGACACTTCAAATGTCGAAACTGAAGACGATATGGGCTATCCTCGACAACGAAAAAGGAAACCATGCTTCAAATATGAAGAAGAGAATTCCGAGAATAACAAAC gcaatcatCACTCGTCTCAATCCAAGAAGAAGTGTTCGCCATCTTCATATGAGAATACACCTTCAAAAGAAATAAGTCCTCCGCAAATACCGTATTATTCTGGTATATTAAGTGAATGTAAGGATTAG